One segment of Bacillus alkalisoli DNA contains the following:
- a CDS encoding Spo0B C-terminal domain-containing protein, which produces MKNRDTIEVLRHSRHDWLNKIQLIKANLALQRYERIEDLISEIVMEAHHEACLSNLQAPQFVEYILTFSWEPKLFSIEYEMLNNPQNLSNYDNKLYTAIQTLFQTIESSVDKRAENKLFFSIECEDGFVRFFFDLSGIILENDNVKMWFDSENCIFTNVNQIGTDLEYTVECEIITK; this is translated from the coding sequence ATGAAAAATAGAGATACGATTGAAGTATTGCGTCATTCGAGGCATGATTGGTTAAATAAAATCCAGTTAATAAAAGCAAACCTTGCGCTACAACGATATGAACGGATTGAAGACCTTATAAGTGAGATTGTAATGGAAGCCCATCACGAAGCTTGTTTATCTAACTTACAAGCTCCACAATTTGTCGAATATATTCTAACATTTAGTTGGGAGCCAAAATTATTTTCCATAGAGTATGAAATGCTTAACAACCCACAAAATTTATCGAATTATGACAACAAGCTCTACACAGCCATTCAAACATTGTTTCAAACAATTGAAAGTAGTGTGGACAAGCGAGCAGAAAATAAATTATTCTTTAGTATCGAATGTGAAGATGGATTCGTTCGTTTCTTTTTCGATTTAAGTGGAATAATATTAGAGAACGATAATGTGAAAATGTGGTTTGATAGTGAAAACTGTATTTTTACGAATGTAAATCAAATTGGGACTGACTTGGAATACACAGTAGAGTGTGAAATAATCACAAAATAA
- the obgE gene encoding GTPase ObgE: MFVDQVKIYVKGGDGGNGMVAFRREKYIPNGGPAGGDGGKGANVILEVEEGLRTLMDFRYKRHFKANRGEHGMSKNQHGRNAESMVVKVPPGTIIKDLKTEEILADLTVHGQQFVVAKGGRGGRGNSRFATPSNPAPELSENGEPGQERDIILELKVLADVGLVGFPSVGKSTLLSVVSAAKPKIAEYHFTTIVPNLGVVETDDNRSFVMADLPGLIEGAHEGVGLGHQFLRHIERTRVILHVIDMAGTEGRDPFEDYNVINQELSEYNLRLTERPQIIVANKMDMPGAEENLETFKEQIGDEVKIFPISAISRTGLRDLLFAVADELEDAPEYPLHEEQTEELNVLYKHEKQELGFKITREPDGTWVVSGEQLEKLFVMTNFQREESIRRFARQLRGMGVDEALRQRGAKDGDIVRLMDFEFEFID, translated from the coding sequence ATGTTTGTCGATCAGGTCAAGATATATGTAAAAGGTGGAGACGGCGGTAACGGTATGGTTGCTTTCCGTCGTGAAAAATATATACCCAATGGTGGTCCAGCTGGTGGTGACGGAGGAAAAGGTGCTAACGTTATTCTTGAGGTAGAAGAAGGACTAAGAACGTTAATGGACTTCCGTTACAAGCGTCACTTTAAAGCAAACCGTGGGGAACATGGGATGAGTAAAAACCAGCACGGTCGTAATGCAGAGAGCATGGTTGTTAAAGTTCCACCTGGAACAATCATTAAAGATTTAAAAACAGAAGAGATTTTGGCGGATTTAACCGTACATGGTCAACAGTTTGTTGTTGCAAAGGGTGGTCGTGGTGGTAGAGGAAATAGCCGATTTGCTACTCCTTCAAATCCTGCTCCTGAGCTTTCGGAAAACGGGGAACCAGGACAAGAACGTGACATTATCCTTGAGTTAAAAGTGCTAGCAGATGTAGGTCTTGTAGGATTCCCGAGTGTTGGTAAATCAACTTTATTATCAGTTGTTTCAGCTGCAAAACCTAAAATTGCGGAATATCACTTCACAACGATTGTTCCAAATCTAGGAGTAGTAGAAACGGATGATAACCGAAGTTTTGTAATGGCAGACCTACCTGGTTTAATTGAAGGTGCACACGAGGGTGTTGGCCTTGGCCATCAATTCCTACGTCATATTGAGCGTACACGTGTTATTTTACATGTTATTGATATGGCAGGAACAGAAGGGCGCGATCCATTTGAGGATTACAATGTAATCAACCAGGAATTAAGTGAGTACAACCTTCGATTAACAGAGCGTCCACAAATTATTGTAGCCAATAAAATGGACATGCCTGGTGCAGAAGAAAATTTAGAGACGTTTAAAGAGCAAATAGGGGATGAAGTGAAGATTTTCCCAATCTCTGCGATTTCCCGCACAGGTTTACGTGATCTTCTATTTGCAGTAGCAGATGAATTAGAGGATGCACCAGAATATCCTTTACACGAAGAACAAACGGAAGAATTAAATGTTCTTTATAAGCATGAAAAACAAGAGCTTGGCTTCAAAATTACGCGTGAGCCAGATGGCACATGGGTAGTGTCTGGTGAGCAGTTAGAGAAGTTATTCGTTATGACAAACTTCCAACGAGAAGAATCTATTCGTCGTTTCGCTCGCCAATTACGTGGTATGGGAGTAGACGAAGCCCTACGCCAACGCGGAGCAAAAGACGGCGACATCGTACGCCTAATGGACTTCGAATTCGAATTCATCGATTAA
- a CDS encoding ACT domain-containing protein, translating into MLNEKFYLIREDVLPEAMAKALEAKELLARGKVPSVAEAVKKVDLSRSAFYKYRDTVFPFQKIVKEKIISLFFHLDDQKGALSELLAIVATSGCNVLTIHQTIPLQGKANVTLSLDISAINDDIHTLLNKLKALDYVNKVEILGTGA; encoded by the coding sequence GTGCTTAACGAGAAATTTTACTTAATTAGAGAAGATGTACTACCAGAAGCAATGGCAAAGGCACTAGAAGCCAAAGAACTACTAGCCAGAGGTAAAGTACCCTCCGTCGCCGAAGCCGTTAAAAAGGTCGACTTAAGCCGTAGCGCATTTTATAAATATCGCGACACCGTGTTTCCATTTCAAAAAATTGTAAAAGAAAAAATAATCTCCTTGTTTTTCCATTTAGACGATCAAAAAGGAGCACTATCAGAATTGTTAGCCATTGTAGCTACATCTGGATGCAACGTATTAACAATCCATCAAACCATTCCGTTACAAGGAAAAGCTAACGTCACGTTATCTCTAGACATTTCAGCAATAAACGACGATATACATACATTATTAAATAAATTAAAAGCACTAGATTACGTTAATAAAGTAGAAATTTTAGGAACCGGCGCATAA
- a CDS encoding transcription repressor NadR: protein MTPSDKKVLGEERRKLILDWLQTEKLPLKGGELAQRTNVSRQVIVQDISLLKAKNEPILATSQGYVYIKSPVKEKKVERIIVSFHPPERTKEELYLLVDHGVKVKDVRIEHPVYGDLTASVMVETRREVDEFIKRIESTNASYLSQLTDGTHLHLIEADSEEKLNVVCDALKKAGMLVE from the coding sequence ATGACACCATCAGATAAAAAAGTATTAGGTGAAGAGAGACGAAAATTAATTTTAGATTGGCTACAAACAGAAAAATTGCCACTAAAAGGAGGCGAACTTGCCCAAAGAACAAATGTCAGCAGGCAAGTAATCGTTCAAGATATTTCGCTTCTTAAAGCTAAAAACGAGCCTATTTTAGCTACTAGTCAAGGCTATGTATATATTAAAAGTCCAGTGAAGGAGAAAAAAGTAGAGCGGATTATCGTGTCCTTTCATCCACCCGAAAGAACGAAAGAAGAACTATACTTACTAGTAGATCACGGTGTAAAAGTGAAAGACGTACGGATCGAGCATCCTGTATATGGAGACTTAACAGCTTCCGTTATGGTGGAAACGAGAAGGGAAGTAGATGAATTCATTAAACGAATCGAAAGTACGAATGCATCTTATTTGTCTCAACTCACAGATGGGACACATCTGCATTTGATTGAAGCGGATAGTGAAGAGAAATTGAATGTAGTGTGTGATGCTTTGAAGAAAGCTGGAATGTTAGTAGAATAA
- a CDS encoding IscS subfamily cysteine desulfurase, with protein MIYLDFAATTPLSSEAMHAYEHVSKAIYGNTSSLHDEGTTAKHILESCRNELAKLLHCEKDGIYFTSGGTESNFLAIQSLVRGNSKKGKHIITSSIEHASIYHLVKQLEVEGYDVSFLPVDEFGLVSLQALKETVRDDTCLVSIQHGNSEIGTTQTLQDIGKFLHDKGIIFHSDCIQTFGKIEVDVKQLHVDALSISAHKIYGPKGVGAIYIKPSVRWEPVIPGGTHERGMRHGTVNVAGVAAFVTAAQLTCQEMLSNAKRTNELRKLLIQLIEEELDFIHVEGHPKNVLQNIVGLRLHGVEGQHVMLECNRKGIAISTGSACQVGSTSPSRVMIATGKSVEEAHELFRVSFGKQTTEEDIVFLTQVLKQIMADWQIKGVKMPL; from the coding sequence ATGCGTATGAACATGTGTCAAAAGCTATTTATGGAAATACGAGCAGTTTGCACGATGAGGGTACAACTGCTAAACATATTTTAGAAAGTTGCAGAAACGAACTTGCAAAATTACTACATTGCGAGAAGGATGGCATTTATTTTACAAGCGGTGGTACAGAATCTAATTTTCTTGCCATTCAATCATTAGTTAGAGGTAATTCCAAAAAAGGAAAACATATTATTACAAGCAGCATAGAACACGCATCTATTTATCACCTTGTTAAACAGTTAGAGGTGGAAGGTTATGACGTTTCTTTTTTACCTGTAGATGAGTTTGGCTTAGTATCTCTTCAAGCTCTAAAAGAAACCGTAAGAGATGACACTTGCCTTGTTTCTATTCAGCACGGAAATTCAGAAATTGGCACAACCCAAACTTTGCAGGATATAGGTAAGTTCCTTCATGACAAAGGGATTATTTTCCATAGTGATTGTATTCAGACCTTTGGAAAAATCGAGGTCGACGTTAAGCAGTTACATGTAGATGCCCTGTCGATTTCTGCTCATAAGATTTATGGACCTAAAGGAGTTGGAGCTATATACATTAAGCCTTCGGTACGTTGGGAGCCAGTTATTCCAGGAGGAACACACGAACGTGGCATGCGCCATGGAACTGTGAATGTCGCTGGCGTGGCAGCTTTTGTAACAGCTGCTCAATTGACGTGTCAAGAAATGCTTAGTAATGCTAAACGGACAAATGAGCTTCGAAAATTATTAATCCAATTAATAGAGGAAGAGTTGGATTTCATTCATGTGGAAGGCCATCCTAAAAATGTTTTACAAAATATTGTTGGTTTACGACTTCATGGAGTGGAAGGTCAACATGTTATGTTAGAATGTAATCGGAAAGGCATTGCTATTTCAACAGGAAGCGCATGTCAAGTTGGCTCTACATCCCCTTCGCGTGTCATGATAGCGACTGGTAAGAGCGTAGAGGAAGCACATGAACTTTTTCGCGTATCCTTTGGAAAGCAAACGACCGAAGAAGATATTGTATTTTTAACTCAAGTGTTAAAGCAAATTATGGCAGACTGGCAAATTAAAGGAGTGAAAATGCCATTATGA